One stretch of Cheilinus undulatus linkage group 5, ASM1832078v1, whole genome shotgun sequence DNA includes these proteins:
- the LOC121509772 gene encoding C2 calcium-dependent domain-containing protein 4C — protein sequence MWFIGKIRESMESIPLELSRYMGKSEEDICLPSMTSLSHNLPYNILTPDKIPEFCLPPRLCKRNLLQEADTKTLSRRGQTHESSTSPRTAYGKVKKNGDVFVALTATKKPLPFSAEAYGLAGMYESPNTRRKESLFLSKCPVYKFDRSIPTALPKLAEKNQTKKTLTGFFPLFLSKSLSETGSTESEAQSSSDSSPLSSPYSDKPSLDSGHLKGATSCPSLNDNREERGRWKKNKGVLSLTSSPCSPPNLDRRCLSSACSQDRLQQEYVLPLQGRGRVHLLAELITSSNTHSPSSTVRVHVMSVEGVYNGTNRLAMNCALNLCLTPGMLQPQESATTRDSRCPVFNEDFFFTELSKEDLTELQLRLKVVDKPVGSAQRRGTVIGVVIKPLAKLLRLQQR from the coding sequence ATGTGGTTCATTGGAAAGATCAGAGAGAGCATGGAGAGCATCCCTCTTGAGCTGAGCCGTTACATGGGGAAGAGTGAAGAGGATATCTGTCTGCCTTCTATGACAAGTCTGTCTCACAACCTCCCTTACAACATCCTCACTCCAGACAAGATCCCAGAGTTCTGCCTGCCACCACGGCTTTGCAAAAGAAACCTACTGCAGGAGGCAGATACAAAGACACTGTCCCGGCGTGGTCAGACACATGAGAGTAGCACTTCTCCAAGGACTGCCTATGGAAAGGTAAAGAAGAATGGTGACGTGTTTGTAGCTTTGACAGCTACAAAAAAGCCTTTGCCATTCTCAGCTGAAGCATATGGCCTGGCTGGGATGTATGAAAGTCCGAACACACGAAGGAAAGAGTCGTTGTTCCTCTCAAAATGCCCTGTTTACAAGTTTGatagaagcatccctacagcactGCCCAAACTGGCAGAGAAGAACCAGACAAAGAAAACTTTAACTGGtttctttcctttgtttttaagCAAAAGCCTGTCAGAGACAGGAAGCACAGAAAGTGAAGCGCAGTCTTCCAGTGATTCTTCCCCCTTAAGTTCACCTTATAGTGATAAACCCTCCCTCGACAGCGGCCATCTCAAAGGAGCAACATCCTGTCCTTCTTTGAATGACAACAgggaggaaagagggagatggaAGAAGAATAAAGGTGTTTTAAGTCTGACCTCTTCTCCTTGTAGTCCTCCAAACCTAGACAGAAGGTGCCTGTCCTCAGCTTGCAGCCAGGATAGACTTCAGCAAGAGTACGTCCTCCCTTTGCAAGGAAGAGGTAGGGTGCATCTCCTTGCTGAGCTCATTACATCCTCCAATACTCACTCGCCCTCTTCCACAGTCAGAGTTCATGTGATGTCTGTAGAAGGGGTGTATAACGGCACCAACCGACTGGCCATGAACTGCGCGCTGAATCTGTGTCTGACCCCTGGGATGCTGCAGCCGCAGGAGAGCGCCACCACGAGGGACAGCCGCTGCCCTGTGTTTAATGAGGATTTCTTCTTTACAGAGCTCAGTAAAGAGGATCTGACGGAGCTGCAGCtcaggttaaaagtggtggaTAAACCTGTAGGTTCAGCACAGAGGAGGGGGACTGTGATCGGAGTGGTCATAAAACCGCTGGCTAAGTTACTCCGTCTTCAACAACGGTAG